Part of the Oncorhynchus nerka isolate Pitt River linkage group LG14, Oner_Uvic_2.0, whole genome shotgun sequence genome is shown below.
ccaaaccaactgaattgggttgaggtcgggtgattgtggaggccaggtcatctcatgcagcactccatcactcaccttcttggtcaaatagcccttacacagcctgaaggtgtgttttgggtcattgtcctattgaaaccccactaagcgcaaaccagatgtgatggcgtATTGATGCagtatgctgtggtagccatgctggttatgtgtgccttgaattcaaaataaatcactgacactgtcaccagcaaagcaccatcacaccgtCTCCTCCATGCTTttaggtgggaaccacacatgcagagagaatccgttcacctactcagcGTCTCctaaagacacggcggttggaaccaaaaatgtataATCTcaaaaaaggacagatttccactggtctaatgtccattgctcatgtttcttgtcccaagcaagtctctttgtcttattggtgtccttgagtagtagtttctttgcagtaattcaacCGTGAAGGCCTGCTTCACGCAGTCTcctatgaacagttgatgttgatggttcttttacttgaactctgaagcatttatttgggctgcaatctgaggcgcagttaattgccgatttctgaggctggtacctCTAAtggacttatcctctgcagcagaggtaactctgtcttccgttcctgtggtggtcctcatgagtgTCAGTTTCatggcgcttgatggtttttgcgactgtacttgaagaaactttaaaagtttgacattttccgtattggcttaccttcatgtcttaaagtagtgcTGTACGGTCgtatctctttgcttatttgaacggttcttgccataatatggacttggtcttttaccaaatagggctatcttctgtataccacccctaccttgtcacaacacaactaattggctcgaacgcatgaagaaggaaagaaattccacatttaactcttaacaaggcacacctgttaattgaaatgcattccaggtgactacctcatgaagctggttgagaaaatgccaatagtgttcaaaactgtcatcaaggcaaagggtggctactttgaagaatctcaaatataaaatacactttttttggttactacgtgattccatatattatgtcatagttttgatgtctttactgttattttacaatgtagaaaacagtctaAATAAAGggatccttgaatgagtaggtgtatctaaaattttgactggtactgtatgtcagtTATTCCTTTTATACCCTTGTTTATTTAATTTAGGCATTTGTGTATCTATGTATGAGTAAAAATGTTAGGTCAATTGTCTAATACTTCTCTCTCCTGAAAGTCTGAGTCACATATACTGTATTGTATGTCTATGTCAGACGCATCAGAATGAGACCCTGGCTATAATCTCTTTCTAAATTTCTCCTTCCTCTGCACTCCCTTCCTGCCCTGCCTTGACTGTGACCTGTTTGTAGCTGTGATGCTAGTCCTCACCCGCTCTCCCTCTGTGCGGGTGGGCCTAGTGAAGCAACAGAGCCTGCATTGTCAGTTTGACGTGGACCACAAGGCAGCTGACCTGACAGTGGAATGGCGTTTGCAACGACACGGCGAACGCACCACGCTCTTCAGCCACTCCAGCCGCTCGGGCCAGACGAAGGGGAGCGGGGTGCCGCTTAACGCCATCGGTAGGGGCAACGCATCCCTGACGCTCCCCCTCACCAAGCAGAGCAGCGAGGGGACGTATGTCTGCCTTGTCTCAGTGCCTCCGCTGTTTGGTAGCCATGACATCACTCTGCACATCATGGGTAAGgtggaggggttaggggtcacagGACTTGATGCAGACACATTTCATTGTTGAAGCTTTGCGCCATCATTTGCTCATTGAACAAATAAGCAAATTACTTTTATTATCACTTCCTGATATGGTATACACTTTTATGAATTTGTCCATCTCTATGCCATGATAGCCATAATATAGCCAGTTAAAGGTGTCATGGACTGCCATTGTTATCACCTTGTATATACCGCCAACATCCTCATTGTAATGCCAGTCATTTCTGACATCGCCCCTCAGAGCCGCCTCGCGTGTCCTTGAACGTGGACTCTACCATCTCCCTGGTGGACAGGGGGGAGCAGAAGGTGGTGTGTGAGGCAGAGGGCTACTACCCCCTGGATGTGGAGATGGAGTGGTTCAGGGAGTccagtggtggaggtggaggcctcCTACCAGAGAAGCTGGACACTGTCCTGTACTCcagccaccatcaccaccaggACGGGACCTACTCTCTGTCGGCCTTCTTCCTGCTCCACGCTTCCCTGCATGACTCAGGCTCCAAGTACTTCTGCAGGGTGTCTCACAGCTCCCAGCGCATGCCCATCCGCAAAAGCTTCACCCTCATCGTCACAGGTTAGGTGTTTTAGGAACTTCTCATGGAGTTTTAAACCTTATACCCTTGATTAAAAACCAGTCTGATTacgtacagtgatacagtatgcgTTCATACACATTTCTGCAGATTTACAGAAgcatattttatatattttatatacactgagtataccaaacattaagaacacctttgtAATGGTTGACCCCCCCCTTCCCACATTGTGTCAAGTTGCCTGGATGTCttatgggtggtggaccattttagATGCATACGGGAaactgagtgtgaaaaacccagcagcgttgcagttcttgacataaaccagtgcgcctggcacctactacataGTACTTTCAATGGCACTTTAATATTTTGTCTTTCCCGTTCACCCTCCGAATGGCAAACACACAAGccgtgtctcaaggcttaaaaatccttctttatcctgtctcctccccttcatctacactaatttgaagtggatttaataagtgaaATCAATAAGgaatcacagctttcacctggattcacctggtcagtcaatgtcatggaaagagtaggtgttcttaatgtttccaACACTCAATGTATATAGTCTTCACAGGATATTAATCCAAACGTACTACACTGTATGCAGTACCAATtcatggccactagatggcagcccCAGTACCTACAGAATATACTTTATTATGCTATGAGGGGAACATGCTACAAAAAACTGCATTGACTGAAACTTTGGATGTCATGTTTTATCAGAGTATGACAGTTGGAACGCTGCGCTGTGGTTGTTCTTTGGCTTTGGATCCATCTTAGTCATGGTGGCCATTTTGTTTGTGATGCTACCCCGCCTGAGCTCAGGTGAGCGTCTCAGGTTCACCACACTCTGTCCTTTACCGTCAGTCATTGCCAGGTTaagcttgttaaatcacccaatTGAGATATTGCTAATTATTGTTTGCTTGCTAGGACACCTTTTGAACCTTTTGAATGTGTTTCTTTTACAGCAAGAAAAGCTAATCAGGTGGGTACATCTTCATACCTAACGCGTgtgtttcaagttttattagtaaTATTTACGGGATACGCATGGTATACGTCATCCAaataaatgcttacttgcagatTCTTTCTCTACAATAAGAAATAATCAAATATAAGCATACGAACAAAGTAAATGGCAGTAGAATAGAAAACATTgtagcataagtataatacaggaaggcaaaatgtacagtgcattcggaaagtattcagactccttgacttttcacATCTTGTtacattaaagccttattctaaaattgatcaaatcatttttgtccctcaatctacacacaataccccataatgacaaatcaaaacaggtttagacattgttgcaaattcataaaaaaaaaaaaaagaattacggaaatatcacatttacataagtattcagacaattTACTTAGTACttagttgaagcacctttagcagtgattacagcctcgagtggtcttgggtatgacgctacaagcttggcagaccTGTAATGggagagtttcttccattctctgCAGATTGTCTCAAGCACTATCATgtaggatggggagcgttgctgcacagcgatttttcaggcctctccagagatgttagttcgggggacattcagagacttgtaccgaagccactcctgcgttgtcttgtctgtgcttagggtcgttgtcctgttggaaggtgaaccttcgccccagtctgaggtcctgagcgctctggagcaagtttgcatcaaggatctctgtactttgctctgtttatctttgcctcgatcctgacttgtctcccggGTCACTGCTgctgaaaaccatccccacagcatgatgctgccaccagcatgcttcaccgtagggatggtgccaggtttcctccagacgagacacttggcattcaggccaaagagttcaatcttggtttcatcagatcagagaatcttgtttctcatggtctgagagtcttcaggtgccttttggaaaactccaaacgggctgccatgtgcctttttactgaggagtgacttccttctggccattctaccataaaggcctgatttggtggagtgctgcagagatggttgtccttctggaaggttttcccatctccacagatgagctctgtcagagagaccatcgggatctttgtcacctccctgaccaagacccttctcccccgattgctcagtttggccgggtggccagctctaggaagagtcttggtggttccacacttcttccatttaagaacgatggaagccactgtgttcttggggaccttcaatgctgcagacattttttgttacccttccccagatctgtgtctcgacacaatcctgtcttggcgctctatggacaattctgtcgacctcatgacttggtttttactctgacatgcactgtcaactttggaccttatatagacaggtgtgtgcctttccaaatcatgtccaatcagttgaatttaccacaggtggactcaaatcaagttgtagaaacatctcaaggatgatcaatgaaacaggatgcacccggctcaatttcgagtctcttggcaaagggtctgtatacttatttacataaggtaTTTCTGGGGTTttctaaaaatatatacatataaaacctgttttcgttttggcgttattgtgtgtagattgccgaGCAATTGGTTTTATTAGATACCTTTTTGATTAAGGCTGTAACTATaagaaaatgtggataaagtcaaagggtgtgtatactttcccaaggcactgtgtagtccaatatttacacatgtactggagaAGGTGGGATGGGGGGGCAGTGTGTAAACTGAGCAGTATATTAAgggtttggttgtgtgtgtgtgtgtgtagcatgactGTAGGGTTATCACGATACCAGTGTTGCGATACTGAGAGGTATCTTGGCAAGAAAACAGTCCTAATGTTGTAAACAAGCAGCCTTATGTTGTCACCCAGAATCACGTTTcttttccaagctatagcacacatTTGACATACTGTAGTTTTTTTAATTTAAAGGACCATAGCATTTACCCTGCTTTGTTTTCCTTTTTGAAAATCAGGTGTTGTAGTATACTGGTATCTTGACAACCCTACATGACTGTATACGTGTGGGTGTTTGTGAGAGACTTCCCTGCTcattgtgtgtgtactgtatctctCCTGTTCAGCGCAAGCCATACTGAGAGAACAATCCAGAGTGGTCCTTCTCTTCATCTCTGGACTTCTTCATCAGATG
Proteins encoded:
- the LOC115141581 gene encoding tapasin-related protein-like isoform X1; translated protein: MSLNVNILICLFLCGEVPGIQSFEQVPWLPCQLVDESVTFNDEGHAETEYQHRDAGLQFGHPGDSALNPNTITFLVTGSKVDMRKYIEGVVEHQLQCEIRRYNTEGLQMRWPGLGAQEHDIWFTCTLRHTDGVFIITSFLRHTPATPTPGQAHYRNWAAIADRAELTTSTVMLVLTRSPSVRVGLVKQQSLHCQFDVDHKAADLTVEWRLQRHGERTTLFSHSSRSGQTKGSGVPLNAIGRGNASLTLPLTKQSSEGTYVCLVSVPPLFGSHDITLHIMEPPRVSLNVDSTISLVDRGEQKVVCEAEGYYPLDVEMEWFRESSGGGGGLLPEKLDTVLYSSHHHHQDGTYSLSAFFLLHASLHDSGSKYFCRVSHSSQRMPIRKSFTLIVTEYDSWNAALWLFFGFGSILVMVAILFVMLPRLSSARKANQRKPY
- the LOC115141581 gene encoding tapasin-related protein-like isoform X2 encodes the protein MSLNVNILICLFLCGEVPGIQSFEQVPWLPCQLVDESVTFNDEGHAETEYQHRDAGLQFGHPGDSALNPNTITFLVTGSKVDMRKYIEGVVEHQLQCEIRRYNTEGLQMRWPGLGAQEHDIWFTCTLRHTDGVFIITSFLRHTPATPTPGQAHYRNWAAIADRAELTTSTVMLVLTRSPSVRVGLVKQQSLHCQFDVDHKAADLTVEWRLQRHGERTTLFSHSSRSGQTKGSGVPLNAIGRGNASLTLPLTKQSSEGTYVCLVSVPPLFGSHDITLHIMEPPRVSLNVDSTISLVDRGEQKVVCEAEGYYPLDVEMEWFRESSGGGGGLLPEKLDTVLYSSHHHHQDGTYSLSAFFLLHASLHDSGSKYFCRVSHSSQRMPIRKSFTLIVTARKANQRKPY